In the Paenibacillus sp. FSL H7-0357 genome, one interval contains:
- the ald gene encoding alanine dehydrogenase yields MIIGVPKEIKNNENRVAITPAGVVSLVAEGHKVLVEAGAGAGSGFLNEEYASAGAELITEASAVWAAAEMVMKVKEPLESEYGYFRPGLILFTYLHLAPEPSLAAALKDRGVFAIGYETVVHERTLPLLTPMSEVAGRMSVQLGAQFLQKNYGGQGILLSGVPGVSRGKVSIIGGGVVGTNAAKMAIGLGAEVTIVDLSADRLRQLDDIFGAQINTLISNPYNIAKAVAEADLLVGAVLIPGAKAPKLVTEEMVKSMKVGSVIVDVAIDQGGIVETIDRVTTHDNPVFEKYGVLHYSVANMPGAVAKTSTIALTNVTVPYALQIANKGVFQAIEDDAGLKSGVNVANGKITCQAVAEALGEEYFTVEKALEQEFTLI; encoded by the coding sequence ATGATTATTGGTGTACCCAAAGAGATTAAAAACAATGAGAACCGCGTAGCCATTACCCCTGCCGGAGTAGTCAGCCTGGTAGCCGAAGGACATAAAGTGCTGGTGGAAGCCGGAGCTGGAGCAGGCAGCGGATTTCTGAATGAAGAATATGCTTCCGCCGGAGCGGAGCTGATCACCGAAGCTTCTGCCGTATGGGCAGCCGCCGAGATGGTGATGAAGGTGAAAGAACCGCTGGAAAGCGAATATGGCTACTTCCGCCCGGGCCTCATCCTTTTCACTTATTTGCACCTTGCCCCGGAACCGTCCCTCGCCGCCGCATTGAAAGATAGAGGCGTCTTCGCCATCGGCTATGAGACAGTTGTCCATGAGCGCACCTTGCCGCTGCTTACGCCAATGAGTGAAGTGGCCGGACGGATGTCCGTGCAGCTCGGAGCACAATTTCTGCAAAAGAACTACGGCGGACAAGGCATTCTGCTATCTGGTGTTCCCGGCGTCAGCAGAGGCAAGGTCAGCATTATCGGCGGTGGGGTAGTCGGCACAAACGCAGCCAAAATGGCGATTGGCCTGGGCGCGGAAGTGACGATTGTTGACCTCAGCGCGGACAGACTCCGCCAGCTGGACGATATCTTCGGCGCACAGATTAATACGCTAATCTCCAATCCTTACAACATTGCCAAGGCGGTTGCTGAAGCGGACCTGCTGGTTGGCGCAGTGCTGATCCCGGGTGCGAAAGCTCCGAAGCTGGTCACTGAAGAAATGGTAAAGTCGATGAAGGTGGGCTCGGTCATTGTTGACGTGGCGATTGACCAAGGCGGTATCGTTGAAACCATCGACCGGGTCACCACACATGATAATCCGGTATTTGAGAAATATGGCGTACTGCACTATTCGGTAGCAAATATGCCGGGCGCTGTAGCCAAAACCTCAACGATTGCATTAACCAATGTTACAGTTCCTTATGCGCTGCAAATTGCCAATAAAGGGGTATTCCAGGCGATTGAGGACGATGCCGGCCTGAAGAGCGGTGTCAACGTGGCCAATGGAAAGATCACCTGCCAGGCCGTGGCGGAAGCCCTCGGGGAAGAGTACTTTACGGTAGAGAAAGCATTAGAACAAGAGTTCACTCTGATCTAG